The genomic region ATTGTATCTTTAGGACCAAAATAAAATTTATATGTTCATTTAAAGCATTAATAAGATCTATAGATGAGTGGATTGAACCATGGGAAAATGGATAAAGCCATTCAAGCACATAATACTTCACACTATTTTCTAGTTATTTTGTACTAACTTTAGCTTTTTCATTGTATCGTTTTGGTGCTTAATTTGATGCATTCCAGTACACAAGAAAAAATAAACCTATGCATTCTCACTACAATCAACCAAATGTAGCCCTTTTGGTTTGGATATAACTCAAGTACTACCTATTTCTATAAACTAGTTAGAATTATGAGTGTGATGCAATCTTCTAGATATAATTGTAAATGCATTTGCAACCAAATATAGCTATTGTGATCTCGACTTAACTTAGTTTCTACCTAGTCGAATCGATTCTATCTACTAGATAGAATTTTAGATGCAATTATATTTTGGACCTTTTTCAAATCTATTATCACACTCCCTAAGATGACTCCCATGCAAAATTTAACCTTTGCTCATCAATTTACATGTAAAATATTTCAAATCAGCATGTAGGATGACAAATTTAAAGTTGATCCTTAACAAATTCATAAATATTCTAGATCAATCAAAGAGTATCATGCAAGAAAGAAAATAAGCATCAAAGCATTCAAAATAGAGCATTGCATACTAGCAATAATGATATTTCCATCAAGGATATTGCATTTCAATTAGGGCTAATAATTATTGAAGTATTGTACAAACACATTAGTAGTCTTTGTCTATGAGTAGATTCAACCATCACATAATAAATTACATCAATTTAATGAATAATAATTTGCACTTTCCTCAACTTATTTTGTGCTCACTTAAGCCTTATTTTTATACGTGTCCTTTTAGACAAGTAAATTTAATAGATTCTACCAACCTTTACCAAATGCAACTCTTGTTAATATTGGATAagtttgtattttttttcttttatttttcttttttcatccAATTTGAAAGCATTCGTGTTTATCTTTTACATAGTAAAATTACTAGTATTACTATTATGCATGCTTAAAAATGAAGTAAGAATTTTTCTTATTATATTAAAGAAATAATTGAATTTGatacaatagaaaaaaaaaatactcTATTAAAttttttgtaaataaaatattacaattttttttggcTTTCTGTTTATTCTATAATTTGAATACTTCTTTTCAAAATATAAATCTAATTCAATTTCTACTCTTTCTTTGTTCTAATGAGAATTATGGATCTAATTCTCCCTATACAGATGGAAGTCAATTATGGATTTGATTCTTTCAATTATTGATCTGATTCTCTCTATACAAATAAAAGAATTGGAAGTCAATTATTTCATTAAAATTCATCCTGTTACAAGTATTTGCAATGAATAAAGAATCCTTCACAATTAAATCTGAGCGTTTCAACTTAAAGTTGCCTTCTAGCTTGAGATAATAAACCGTTTTTTATCAAATTTCTTATTGACTTCAGCTTCCTCcaattaataaaaaaatctaatGTGTACTTCGCCCTATATattgttttaaaattaaaaaatactttAAAATTAAGATTGCTCGGTCAGTAAAGGTTGGCTATTGTGTGCCCTACAAAAAGGACTGTAATTGTCTTTTCTTTTGTGCGCACATAGCTATGAATTTTTGTGCGTCATTTAAAGTGGTTATCAATCGCATATGCTCATAAAATCTAGCAGGAGTATACATCAACCAGCACTTCCTTTTGTAGGCACCGCCATTTCTATCTAATTTGAACTGTTTTATGCTATTTACAGACGTCATCTAAAGGAATCCATTGACTTTGCAGTGATCATTTCCATTAAGAATTTTCTGCTCATATGTTGATTGAAATGTCAGCATGTTTGAACAAGCACTTTCATTTGATATCACGTATATCCATCCAAATTTTCAAAGTTATTGATATGTAATGCCCACTATCAAAGTCACCTTTTGTCAATGAAATAATTGAGGTTAAGGCAAAAAGCTGGTTTctgattattattttaatttttgtaaGAGGTATTGATGTATTCTTCATTAGATAATTTAGTtgcttttgcatatttagttttggttctatttattttatatttattatgtaTTATAATGTTTATGTGTTCACAGTTGATTTAtctatttgattttattaaaaatCCAATCCTTATCTATAATGCATTCTATAGATTCTATTACACATAAATCCATCTAAGTTGTTTGATTCAAGTTATGTTCATGGATGCAAAGTGATTCTTATAACTATGATGTGATCAAACCCATTCTAAACTTTGAACCCTACTCCACTTTGCATAAGTCTTTGGAATTTGGTATTATGTTTGTATATAAAAAGACATTCATTTAAAATTGTTTTGCTCATGACATATCATCACGTGTCTCGGGCCCATTGCCCACCTGCCCCTTTTGGCAGGATTCCTATGGTTTGAGCAAAGTCAATGTCGACaattaaaaatcattttcctcGCACACTCATTCACTTTCATTGTGCCGATAATTGAGCAGAGATGAACTTCCCTAGTCCTTATATGAAGCTCATCTCTTCCTACATTCTCCCACACCACAATCTGCATTGTTGACGTGCATAGCAAAGCAAATCAACAATGAAGACTACTAGTCTTTTTGCATGTATTACTGCTTTGCTCATCATTCTATGTTTTAGAGCTTCCAATGGGCAACTCAGTCCAACATTCTATGCCACGTCATGTCCCCTTGCATTGAGTACAGTTAAGACTGCTGTTACTGCAGCTGTGGCAAAGGAGAAACGAATGGCTGCATCATTACTCCGCCTTCACTTTCATGATTGTTTTGTAAATGTGAGAACTTAATATCCATAATGTTAGAATTTCACTTCTATTCAAGTTTTTCTCATTGATCTGTATGTAACTcagtttttttttcttatttttgtttctttaaagGGATGTGATGGATCCATACTGTTGGACGATACCTCGACATTCACTGGAGAAAAGACTGCAGGACCAAATGCGAATTCTGTGAGAGGGTACGAAGTGATAGACACCATTAAAAGTCGGTTAGAAGCTGTTTGCAGTGGAGTTGTGTCTTGTGCAGATATTGTAACCATATCTGCTCGTGATTCTGTTGTACTTGTAAATACTATTACCTTCTTCACCTTCTCTAATGTATCGTTATCTCTATTTGCTAACCAATACACTTTTTCTTTTTACAAATAGCCTTAACTTATTTTTCAGAATGTAAAGGACCTGTAAACTTGTTATTTACAAATTTCTCTTCAGGACCTTGGCCAATCTTATTGTGGACTGTCTTTGTGTTTTGTGATTGCTAGTTGGGAGGGCCATCATGGACAGTACAGTTGGGAAGAAGAGACTCAACTAGTGCAAGCTTAAGTGGTGCCAACAGCAATCTACCTTCTCCCCTTTCAGATTTAAGTACACTTATCTCTGCATTTCAAGCTCAAGGCCTTTCTACCAAGGATATGATTGCTCTTTCAGGTATTTGCAAGCCTTAGGATAAAAGTTTTCAGGTTTTAATATAAATTGTTCATGAGAAAGTTAGTAAGTAGTCATTTTGATGGTACCCATTTATTTTAGGTGCTCATACGATTGGTCAAGCAAGATGCACCACCTTCAGATCTCGTGTCTTCAATGACACCAATATCGATTCTGCATTTGCCACCTCTGTTCAGGCGAATTGTCCAAGCAATGGTGGTGATGACACCCTGTCACCTTTAGATCTTGTCACTCCCACTTTCTTTGACAATacttattacaaaaatttgagaaGCCAGAAAGGTCTCCTTCACTCTGATCAAGAACTATTTAATGGAGGTTCTGCGGATTCCTTGGTTACTAGTTACAGCACCAATCCAATTAGCTTTTTCAGTGATTTTGCAGCAGCTATGGTGAATATGGGGAACATCAGCCCTCTCACAGGCACCAACGGACAAGTTAGAACAAACTGCAGGAAAGCCAACTGAAATATCAAAAATGTATTCAGTAAAAACGCAACATAAGATCGCAAGATATTGTGTGCATGATTTGAAAGGTTGCCAAAGCTTCCTCTTTTGTAATTTCTACTTCCTTTTATTAATAACGTTTGGCAAAATAAATGCCAAAGCAATGTAATTTAAATCCATGGTTTAAAAAGAGAAATCAGCGCGAGAATTTGAAAGCCCACAATCTTCTGTTTTAAAACTTAAGCAACTCGCTTTTGGAATTTTTtacaatatttatataatttaaactTATTTTTAGAACATGAGATTCTAGAAGGAAGAGAGTGGATGATATTTCCAGAAGATTGTTCAAAGAAGAAAGAGATTATATACAAAAGTTTGTCTCCCATCATATAATACAAGTATGTGAAAATATTTAGTTTTTAATAATGCTATATAATTACAACATGATGATTTAGAGAGATTAATTCATAAGGATTGTTCAGGAGGTCAATATTATCAAAAGTATACTAGAATTAAGATCACAAAATTTAGCAAATGATTCAATTAGATAGAAATTTTAAGGTCCATCAATAGCTAGAGGTACTACATGCATCAAAAGAAAGGCTAGACCTTTGATCAATAATAAGTGCTCAGTAGTTAAAACAAAGCTTTGTGAAATTAATTTTTCACTAGGAAAAGTTTAGCTGCTATTAAGTAAGAATTAGCCACATCAGCTGCATTGCTCCAAAGTACACACCATTTGATTAGATGCACTTGAGCTCACAATGGGTTTTTTATTAGAGCCATGCAACATATTTTAATTCACAAGGCCCTCTATAACCCACTGAATAATTAATTTGTTGGTCCCTTGGATCAATACAAATAGACCTTGTGTACACAATTATTGAGCATAAAATAATGATGTAGCACATAAATGAATAGATAAAATGATATATTAGTGGTCCCACCACTTGTCACATAAGAACACATGGTGCTAAAAAACTTACCTATATACACCATGACCCATTTGTACTACATCTTGTCAGATTAGATTAATGAGAAGACACTCTACATGCACAAAAGCATTAAAGCTATGGATTGTGTGCATGGTAAGATATCAAACAACCAATGCTCAAGAGGATAATATTTAAAGTCTAGCATTAAATAACCAATTTTTATTTATGGAAATAACAACTCACTAGGAGGGTCTTCGAAGACTTAATTAAAAAGATCAATCCCTCAATATATCCCCCTTGGATACTCATACAGCCCCTTCAATTTCGGTCTCTGGCAAAGGAAACAAGAAAAAAGTGCCTAATCTGGAGAATGAAACTTAGATCACATTGGGACCGTCGGCTCGCACTCATAGTAGGGACAAAGGAAAGTAGGTGAATGCCAACATTATGGAGGAGTTATATGAGATTAATAGGAATGTTATTGATAAAAATGTCAAGTTTGTCCGAATGCTAAACAATATTATGTAGTTTTTGGGTCATTTGactctattttgttttgttgtgttgCTACTAGCTCGCTATTGCTTTGTATCTTGTTTGTCCTTGTGACTGGTTTTTCTTGtctgggttttgggtccctgtaaaacttgttttactttaataaaaaataaCTCACTAGGAAAATTTTAATTATTGGTAATAGGAAGCTACTGCACATCCACTATGCTCACAATGTTTGCATGTATAAAGATAATACAGACATGCCCACTAGATACCACGTAATAGCACATTGTGGCACAATATTAGTATGCACACACACTGGGACCAAATATGGGAAGTGGCACGCGAGAAAATTTGTTAGTGTTTAGCCAAATAGTGTCTTATTGAGGAGAAGGAAATCATGAGGGTTGAGACCATCCTCGACACAAGTAGTAGAGTCCTTGGGATTATGTGGCACTAAACCATGAGAGTGAGACCTATGATTTTCATGATTGTCCAATTTAGAAGAGTGTTTATGCCCATGCCAATGCCCAAGGAGAGAGGAGTGAAGAGGGACCTAGGAAATAGTGCAAGGGGTATTTCCCTGGTGGTCCAATAGCTCCTATAGATGTGCTATTTCAAGTGCAAATTTAATATCTTGCACCTAAATCTTCATAAGaattagataaaatcacaaatttAGAATATAGAGAGAAATATTTATTAGTGTAAGTgtgtttaattaatatgaaattttTGTGTTTCCTTATATTGAATGTAATATTTCCACCCTAAAAGTGTGCCATATTTGGGTAAAATTGTGAGTTAGGTTTGGccaatcttgaagaagaatcatgTTCCATTAGAATGGATTAGGCCTAAAGGGCCTTGCAAAGTCATGGATCCCATTCTAGGGTTCTTATGCTGAGGACAAAACCCAAAGAGATGTTAGGGCATGAATCAATTTGGCAATAAAAATGGGGATTCAAAGTGCGTATGCCCATGTGGCTAATATAGGTTCTGAGAAGAAGTCCTTGGTGCAACAAACACCAAGAAAAGTGAGCCAATTTGCACTCTTGATTAACATCCCAAACTCTCTAAAGCATTTTTTGCCAAACCACATAAGAAAAATGTATCTAGAAGTAGGAGTTAAGTCGATACACCATGTGTAGATGAGGTAAGAATTAGGAATAACCCTAAGAGGacctataaatataaaaaaaatattatcaagaAATCATTTCCAATCCTTCAACCAAGG from Cryptomeria japonica chromosome 3, Sugi_1.0, whole genome shotgun sequence harbors:
- the LOC131037210 gene encoding cationic peroxidase 1 gives rise to the protein MKTTSLFACITALLIILCFRASNGQLSPTFYATSCPLALSTVKTAVTAAVAKEKRMAASLLRLHFHDCFVNGCDGSILLDDTSTFTGEKTAGPNANSVRGYEVIDTIKSRLEAVCSGVVSCADIVTISARDSVVLLGGPSWTVQLGRRDSTSASLSGANSNLPSPLSDLSTLISAFQAQGLSTKDMIALSGAHTIGQARCTTFRSRVFNDTNIDSAFATSVQANCPSNGGDDTLSPLDLVTPTFFDNTYYKNLRSQKGLLHSDQELFNGGSADSLVTSYSTNPISFFSDFAAAMVNMGNISPLTGTNGQVRTNCRKAN